In a single window of the Chionomys nivalis chromosome 11, mChiNiv1.1, whole genome shotgun sequence genome:
- the Foxo6 gene encoding forkhead box protein O6, with translation MAAKLRAHQVDVDPDFAPQSRPRSCTWPLPQPDLAGDEDGALGAGVAEGSEDCGPERRATAPAMAPAPPLGAEVGPLRKAKSSRRNAWGNLSYADLITKAIESAPDKRLTLSQIYDWMVRYVPYFKDKGDSNSSAGWKNSIRHNLSLHTRFIRVQNEGTGKSSWWMLNPEGGKTGKTPRRRAVSMDNGAKFLRIKGKASKKKQLHLPERSPDDSPPGAPVPGPLSASAKWATSPASHASDDYEVWADFRGSGRPLLGEAAELEDDEALEALAPSSPLMYPSPASALSPALGARCPGEIPRLAELGGPMGLHGGGVAGLPDALLDGAQDAYGPRARAGTPAYFGGCKAGAYGGGGGFGPPALGALRRLPMQTIQENKQASFAPAATPFRPGALPALLPPPPPAPRPGPLLGAPGELALAGSAAAYPGKGAAPYAPPAPSRSALAHPISLMTLPGEAGAGLAPPAHAAAFGGPPSGLLLDALPGPYAAAAAGPLGAGPDRFPADLDLDMFSGSLECDVESIILNDFMDSDEMDFNFDSALPPPPPGLAGAPPPNQSWVPG, from the exons ATGGCTGCGAAGCTGCGAGCGCATCAGGTGGACGTGGACCCGGACTTCGCGCCGCAGAGCCGGCCGCGCTCTTGTACCTGGCCCCTGCCGCAGCCCGACTTGGCCGGCGACGAGGACGGGGCGCTGGGCGCAGGGGTGGCTGAAGGCTCCGAAGACTGCGGGCCAGAACGCAGGGCGACGGCCCCGGCGATGGCCCCGGCGCCGCCTCTGGGCGCGGAGGTCGGACCGTTGCGGAAAGCTAAGAGCTCCCGACGGAACGCGTGGGGGAACCTTTCCTACGCCGACCTCATCACCAAAGCCATCGAGAGCGCCCCGGACAAGAGACTCACGCTCTCGCAGATCTACGACTGGATGGTCCGCTACGTGCCCTACTTCAAGGATAAAGGCGACAGCAACAGCTCAGCCGGCTGGAAG AACTCCATCCGGCACAACCTGTCGCTGCACACCCGGTTCATCCGTGTACAGAACGAGGGCACTGGTAAAAGTTCGTGGTGGATGCTGAACCCTGAGGGCGGAAAGACTGGCAAGACCCCGCGGCGCCGGGCCGTGTCCATGGACAACGGGGCCAAGTTCCTGCGCATCAAGGGCAAAGCGAGCAAGAAGAAGCAGCTGCACCTGCCAGAGCGGAGCCCAGACGACAGCCCTCCTGGTGCACCGGTTCCAGGGCCCCTATCGGCCTCAGCCAAGTGGGCCACCAGCCCGGCCTCACATGCCAGCGACGACTATGAGGTGTGGGCCGACTTCCGCGGCAGCGGGAGACCCCTGCTCGGGGAGGCGGCCGAGCTGGAGGACGACGAGGCCCTGGAGGCCCTGGCACCGTCCTCGCCTCTCATGTACCCCAGTCCCGCAAGCGCGCTGTCGCCAGCTCTGGGTGCACGCTGCCCGGGCGAGATACCACGTCTGGCCGAGCTGGGAGGCCCGATGGGTCTGCACGGTGGCGGCGTCGCGGGGCTGCCGGACGCCCTGCTGGACGGCGCGCAGGACGCGTACGGGCCGCGGGCACGCGCCGGGACTCCCGCTTACTTCGGCGGCTGCAAGGCGGGCGCCTACGGTGGGGGCGGGGGCTTCGGGCCACCGGCGCTGGGTGCGCTGCGCCGTCTGCCCATGCAGACAATCCAGGAGAACAAGCAAGCCAGCTTCGCTCCCGCCGCCACGCCCTTTCGCCCCGGGGCGCTGCCCGCGCTGCTGCCACCGCCGCCGCCCGCACCAAGACCCGGCCCGCTGCTGGGCGCGCCCGGGGAGCTGGCGCTGGCTGGCTCGGCTGCCGCTTATCCCGGCAAGGGAGCGGCCCCGTACGCGCCGCCGGCGCCCTCGCGCAGTGCCTTAGCCCACCCCATCAGCCTTATGACGCTGCCCGGCGAGGCGGGCGCCGGTCTGGCCCCACCGGCCCATGCCGCAGCCTTCGGGGGTCCGCCCAGTGGCCTCCTGCTGGACGCGCTACCCGGGCCCTATGCGGCTGCTGCAGCCGGGCCGCTGGGTGCCGGACCCGACCGCTTCCCGGCCGACCTGGACCTCGACATGTTCAGCGGAAGCCTCGAGTGTGACGTCGAGTCCATTATCCTCAACGACTTCATGGACAGCGACGAAATGGACTTCAACTTCGACTCAGCCCTGCCTCCGCCGCCCCCTGGCCTGGCCGGGGCGCCGCCCCCTAACCAGAGCTGGGTGCCGGGCTGA